In the Halalkalicoccus sp. CGA53 genome, GCATTATTGGAAATTTAAATCACGTCGATTCGTAGTTGAGACTGGCGAGTTCAATTCTTTAATAAACTTTTAAATTAAAGTCTTTAGTTGATGAGGGGTGTGCCGCCGGGATAATTATACCGAGGTGGCGTGTTCGACGTTATAGATTGCGAAAATCACGACGAATTCTCTGAATTCGAGGTAATAGGTTTGCCCCAGCACGGTCGTGTGTGCAAGTGCTTGACCGCTGAAAAGTACGTCTCGGTCATCTATCGTAGTGTATAGAGGTCGTCCTCGAACGGGCGTTGTGGGTGTGGTTGTATGATGCGTAATGGCAGTACTTGACAACTGGTGAACTTCTTTCTTTCGAAGGCACAGATGGTATGACAGCCTGCTATGCCCCTAGATCGTGGTGGAAACTTGGGATGGCGAGATGCAACCAGCGGACGAATCCGCGCGCTGTCCCAAAGCTTTATTGGCTACACGCTTACAGATCCGGACCAAGTATAGGAGGTCTACCTCAACCAAATTGACCTCTCTCGGCTTTATCCTTACTGGTTTGACAGTCTATCCCGCCGACATACCCCAATTCAACACAGTAATCAAGCCTGGCGGTGAATTTTATACTGATAATATATCAAGCAATCAGTGTTCGGAAAGTAATAAAACACATACTATAGCCAAGCCGGCTGTGGCGGCAAGCATAAAAAAACCTTCGTTAAAATACCCTGCCTCTGCAACCACTCCGAGTAGAGTTGGGCTAATCGCACCAATTGACATGTAGATGGTTCGAACCGTACCCAACCCGGTGTTCAGGATATCATCCGGGATCTCTTCGGTCATATATGAAAGACAGATAGTTCCACGCCCGCCCATAGCGGCAATGACTGCTGTGGTGAAAACAAGTGGCCAGAATCCTACAATTATAGGAAGGAGCAATAATCCAGTGCCACTGGTAGTCATCAGGATTAGGAGTACCTTGCGAGGGCCGAATCGGTCATACGCGAACCCCGATGTTGGTTTTAGGAAGGCACCCATAGCGAAAAACAGAGCGAATAGACCACTGGCTATAAATGGACTCAGTCCCTTCATTTCCATCAAATATAAGGGATAAAAGCCGGTAAACGCTTGCCAGATCGATGTTCCGAGTAGCTGTATCGTGACAATGAGGACAACAGGACGCTTCAGTATGCCACTTTTCACAACTTTGGCGTATTCTATGGAGACAACGACGCTTGAATTCCCTAATGTGGAGGTTCGATTCGGGACGACAAACCACAACGAGATGCCCGCTAATAAGAACAGTGGAATGGTGTACCCGAATCCAAACTCCCACATAAATACCGCCGCCAGGATCCCTGCGACAAGGGGTAGAACCGTGTTTCCGATATCACCTCCTGCGGATATGAGTCCGATCGCCGTGCCGCGATTGTCTGGATAAGTATGGTAGACGGCAGTTAAACGGGCCGTCCCAAAAAGTGCGCAAGCCATCCCGAATAACGCTGTAGCAACGAATAGGATAATTGTTGAAGTTCCTAGAACGACCATTGAGAGTGTAATCGCAGCGATAATCATCGCGATGGACATGATGACTCCCTCACCAAAGTGGTCTGCGAGCATACCACCGGGAAGCTGACCCAATGCATACGTTACCCAAAGTACTGACAACAAAAGACCTGCTGTTGATAGGGTCAGATTATAGGATGTCTGAAGGTACGGTAACAAAACCGGGTATGAAAGCCGTACCCCAATTGAAAGAAACCACCCAGCACCAATGGCTGCAAGGACCTTTCCACGGCCTCTTCTCCATTCAGAAATTAAAAGGCAATAAAAATTTGGTATATTATTCATGACGGCGATACCTCAGTCCGATTGGTTTAACTAGCAATGTTGGATTAGACATATTTAATTCTTCTGAATACCAAGGTTCTCTTCAGACTGATGAAACGATTCGTTGAAATTTGTTCTGTAGGATCGCTAGACGAGGTATGATTTCGACGTATTCGCTCGATCTACCGATGGCCAGAAACCGATAGACTGAGACAGGTATACGGATATCAGACCGGCTGACGAAGACCTCTAACGCTTCACAGATGCTTTTTTCCAGTCCCTCTCTAAACGTTAGCGTACTCTGGCTGGCCAACGCATTGAAGCCAATCGACCGCCAGGGAATCGCTACGAGTGGTTTTTCAATCTCGACCGTCCAGTCGTACGACTACATCCGCTGCAAGTTTTCGAACGGTTGTAGTCACGACTCATCGAAAGAACCCGACACTACAAGACCATCCTCCTCTCCACCGGCTTCTTTCTCGCCGAGCGCTTTTTAGTGATCCGGGACAGTAATTGAGGAGAAGTATCTCTTTGGTGTAGTGACTGGTCGAGGGAAGGATATCATTCGACACCTGAGTGAAGAGGATCTGGATCGGTTACTCAACGAAACGGACGATGTGAAGGAACACGAACGGCTCGTGTTCATCAAACGGCTTTACAATGGATCAATGCTGGCTGAGGCAGCCGACGATGTCGGAAAATCCGAGGGAACGGCCACGAATTGGGTCGAACGCTGGAATGAGGGCGGATTTGGGAAGCTCACCCCGAACTTCGGGGGCGGTCGGCCCCCAAAATTCGATGACGCTCTTGTGATGGACATTGTTGGTGGAGAGCTGTCCTGCGGTTTTCAAACTTATGAGGAACAGCAGTAGATGGGTAAGATCGAGGTCGTTCCCGAGCGAGAGGGCGACTCTCCGGCCACTGAAAGAGCGTCGGTATCGCTACCAACAATCTGCTTCCCAAGAGCGATTCGATGAAGACCAACGAGATGAATTGATTGCGCGACTGCGAGAGGGTCAACCCTGGAAAAACAGGAGATCCAGAACCTCCTTGACGAGGAGTTCGATGTCGAATATCATCCTTACTACCTCCCGACGTTTTTCTCTGATCTCGGCCTCTCCTACGCCATTCCACGCACGAAACGACCAGATAACGCTGAAGAGATCCTCGACAAACGCGTCGAGTACGCGTTCGTCGAGGACTCCCACGACCAACCTCACAACAAGCGTGAGGGTGACCAAGACGATGACGATGAGTGGGGTACCGGTGAGGACATCTGCATTGATGGCGGAGCAGTGGTGGGATTTTTCGATATTTCCCACCAGCAGCCGTGGGACAATTCTCAGCGACTGTACACAGTTGATGAGCCACCTATCAACGGGCCGCTGGTGAAAATCGACACACCTGCGGCCGGGTTCTATTCGCTCAACGGTGAGAGCGTGCTGTCGTTTCCACCGAATCAAGAGAAAGAACAGATCTGTAAGTTTTTCGAGAAGATTCGCGAGCAGAACCCCGGTACGCGGATTCTATTCGTGTTGGATAACTTCTCCTCTAACGTCTGCAAGTACACGCGCAAGCTGACCCACGAACTTGGAATCGATCTCGTGTTCCTCCCGGTTTGTTCACCGGACCTCAACCCAACCGAACCGGTCTGGAAAAGCCTCAAGTGGGAGTTTTCGCCGCTGATCGTTGACGGCGAAGACGAATACCGAGCACTCCTTGACGAATTGTTCGAACAACTGACTGAGAAAC is a window encoding:
- a CDS encoding MFS transporter, whose product is MNNIPNFYCLLISEWRRGRGKVLAAIGAGWFLSIGVRLSYPVLLPYLQTSYNLTLSTAGLLLSVLWVTYALGQLPGGMLADHFGEGVIMSIAMIIAAITLSMVVLGTSTIILFVATALFGMACALFGTARLTAVYHTYPDNRGTAIGLISAGGDIGNTVLPLVAGILAAVFMWEFGFGYTIPLFLLAGISLWFVVPNRTSTLGNSSVVVSIEYAKVVKSGILKRPVVLIVTIQLLGTSIWQAFTGFYPLYLMEMKGLSPFIASGLFALFFAMGAFLKPTSGFAYDRFGPRKVLLILMTTSGTGLLLLPIIVGFWPLVFTTAVIAAMGGRGTICLSYMTEEIPDDILNTGLGTVRTIYMSIGAISPTLLGVVAEAGYFNEGFFMLAATAGLAIVCVLLLSEH